From a region of the Mycobacterium intracellulare ATCC 13950 genome:
- a CDS encoding DHA2 family efflux MFS transporter permease subunit, translated as MLSNAMDEASYAAAGAPLPHAPAGQPGADTREYPDKLDAELLRISGVCILATVMAILDVTVVSVAQRTFIDQFASSQAVVAWTMTGYTLALATVIPITGWAADRFGTKRLFIGSVLAFMLGSLLCAIAANILQLIIFRVVQGVGGGMLLPLGFMILTREAGPARLGRLMSILSIPMLLAPIGGPILGGWLIDTSSWRWIFLINVPIGLLTIVLAAIVFPRDHPVRSETFDAVGVLLLSPGLAMFLFAVSSVPGRGTVADRHVVIPATIGLALIAGFVAHAWHRADHPLIDLRLFRNPVLTHANVTMLVFATAFFGAGLLLPSYFQQVLHQTPMQAGVHLIPQGLGAMLTMRLTGPLVDRQGPGKIVLVGIVLITAGLGAFAFGVAKQAHYLPVLLVALAVTGLGMGCTMMPLSVAAVQALAPHQIARGTTLMSVNHQVGGSMGTALMSMILTNQFNRSQNIVAANKVAALHQRATVDGVPVDQSAIPRQALVPGFWGNVVHDLSHAYTAVFVIAVVLVVCTIIPASFLPKKPASETAGEQRIRVL; from the coding sequence ATGCTAAGCAACGCCATGGACGAGGCCTCCTACGCAGCGGCCGGAGCGCCGCTGCCCCATGCCCCCGCGGGGCAGCCGGGCGCCGACACACGGGAGTATCCCGACAAGTTGGACGCCGAGCTGTTGCGGATCTCCGGCGTGTGCATCTTGGCCACGGTCATGGCGATCCTGGATGTCACGGTGGTCAGCGTCGCGCAACGCACCTTCATCGACCAGTTCGCGTCCTCGCAGGCGGTCGTGGCCTGGACGATGACGGGCTACACGCTCGCCCTGGCGACAGTGATCCCGATAACCGGGTGGGCCGCCGACCGGTTCGGCACCAAGCGGCTGTTCATAGGCTCCGTGCTGGCATTCATGCTCGGATCACTGCTGTGCGCGATTGCCGCAAACATCTTGCAGCTCATCATCTTTCGGGTGGTTCAGGGTGTCGGCGGCGGCATGCTGCTGCCGTTGGGGTTCATGATCTTGACCCGTGAGGCCGGCCCCGCCCGGCTCGGGCGCCTGATGTCGATCCTGAGCATCCCGATGCTGCTCGCCCCGATCGGCGGCCCGATCCTGGGCGGCTGGCTGATCGACACCTCGAGCTGGCGATGGATCTTCCTGATCAACGTGCCGATCGGACTGCTCACCATTGTTCTCGCGGCGATCGTGTTCCCCCGCGACCATCCGGTCCGGTCGGAAACGTTCGACGCCGTCGGCGTGCTGCTGCTCTCCCCCGGCCTGGCCATGTTCCTGTTCGCGGTGTCGTCCGTCCCGGGCCGCGGCACCGTGGCCGACCGCCATGTGGTGATCCCGGCGACGATCGGACTGGCATTGATCGCGGGGTTCGTCGCGCACGCCTGGCACCGGGCGGATCATCCGTTGATCGATCTGCGGCTCTTCCGCAATCCGGTGCTGACCCACGCCAATGTGACGATGCTGGTATTCGCGACCGCCTTTTTCGGCGCCGGCCTGCTGCTTCCGAGCTACTTCCAGCAGGTGCTGCACCAAACGCCGATGCAGGCGGGCGTGCACCTGATCCCGCAGGGGCTCGGCGCCATGCTGACCATGCGGCTGACCGGGCCGCTGGTGGACAGGCAAGGGCCGGGCAAAATCGTGCTGGTCGGGATTGTGCTGATCACGGCCGGGCTGGGGGCCTTCGCGTTCGGGGTGGCCAAGCAGGCGCACTATCTACCTGTGCTGCTGGTGGCGCTGGCGGTCACGGGCCTGGGCATGGGCTGCACGATGATGCCGTTGTCGGTCGCGGCCGTGCAGGCGCTGGCACCGCATCAAATCGCCCGGGGAACCACCTTGATGAGCGTCAACCACCAGGTGGGCGGCTCGATGGGGACCGCGCTGATGTCGATGATCCTGACCAATCAGTTCAATCGGAGCCAAAATATCGTCGCGGCAAACAAGGTTGCTGCCCTGCATCAGCGTGCGACCGTCGACGGGGTGCCGGTGGACCAATCCGCAATCCCCCGGCAGGCCCTTGTCCCGGGCTTTTGGGGGAATGTGGTGCATGATCTTTCCCACGCGTATACCGCGGTATTCGTGATTGCCGTCGTGCTGGTGGTTTGCACGATCATTCCGGCGTCCTTTTTGCCGAAAAAGCCGGCAAGCGAAACTGCCGGCGAACAACGCATTCGCGTCCTGTAG
- a CDS encoding DUF2334 domain-containing protein, which translates to MSGKLIVSVSGIGERTLPDVEAFCAQMDAREVPVSLLVAPRLSGGYRLDSDPKTVDWLTARRAGGDAIVLHGYDDALTRKRRGEFAILRAHEANLRLMAADRVLEHLGLRTRLFAAPGCVVSPGVVKALPGNGFRMLADLHGITDLVRHTTVRARVLGIGEGVLAEPWWCRTVVLSAERIARRGGIVRVAVAARHLRKPGPLQAMLDAVDLALMHDCTPTVYRWRRDKALLDAA; encoded by the coding sequence GTGTCTGGAAAATTGATCGTTTCGGTCTCGGGGATCGGGGAACGCACCCTGCCCGACGTCGAGGCGTTCTGCGCGCAAATGGATGCCCGTGAGGTACCGGTTTCGCTGCTGGTGGCTCCCCGCCTGTCCGGCGGCTACCGACTCGACAGCGACCCGAAAACCGTTGACTGGCTGACCGCCCGCCGCGCCGGTGGCGACGCGATCGTGTTGCACGGCTACGACGATGCCCTCACCAGGAAGCGCCGCGGTGAGTTCGCGATTTTGCGGGCGCATGAGGCCAATCTGCGCTTGATGGCCGCCGACCGGGTCCTCGAGCACCTCGGTTTACGCACGCGGCTGTTCGCGGCTCCCGGCTGCGTGGTTTCGCCCGGTGTCGTCAAAGCATTGCCGGGCAACGGTTTTCGGATGCTGGCCGATTTGCATGGGATCACCGACCTGGTGCGGCACACCACCGTGCGGGCGCGGGTTCTCGGCATCGGCGAGGGTGTTCTCGCCGAGCCGTGGTGGTGTCGCACGGTCGTGCTGTCCGCCGAGCGGATCGCCCGGCGCGGCGGCATCGTGCGGGTGGCGGTCGCCGCGCGGCATCTCCGCAAACCCGGACCGCTGCAGGCGATGCTGGACGCGGTCGACCTGGCGTTGATGCACGACTGCACACCGACGGTGTATCGCTGGCGTCGTGACAAGGCCTTGCTCGACGCCGCCTGA
- a CDS encoding FAD-binding dehydrogenase yields the protein MSVSSVAGFGADAIVVGAGLSGLVAACELVDRGLRVLILDQENSANLGGQAFWSFGGLFFVDSPEQRRLGIRDSHELALQDWLGTAAFDRPEDYWPRQWAHAYVDFAAGEKRSWLRARGLKLFPLVGWAERGGYDAQGHGNSVPRFHITWGTGPALVEIFARQLRDRSTVRFAHRHQVDELIVENDAVTGVRGTVLESSTAPRGVASSRKAVGEFEFRAAAVIVTSGGIGGNHELVRKNWPKRMGRVPEQLLSGVPAHVDGRMIGITQKAGARVINPDRMWHYTEGITNYDPIWPLHGIRIIPGPSSLWLDANGKRLPVPLYPGFDTLGTLEYITRSGFDYTWFVLNAKIIEKEFALSGQEQNPDLTGQSVRELLRNRARSGPPGPVQAFVDRGVDFVSADSLRDLVSAMNKLPDVQPLDYATVEAEVTARDREVANRFSKDGQITAIRAARGYLGDRLGRVVAPHRLTDPKAGPMIAVKLHILTRKTLGGIETDLAARVLTSDGTPLSGLYAAGEAAGFGGGGVHGYRALEGTFLGGCIFSGRAAGRGAADDIT from the coding sequence ATGAGCGTTTCTTCGGTTGCCGGGTTCGGCGCTGATGCCATCGTCGTCGGGGCGGGGCTGTCCGGCCTGGTCGCCGCCTGCGAACTGGTGGATCGCGGCCTGCGGGTGCTGATCCTCGACCAGGAGAACAGCGCCAACCTGGGCGGGCAGGCGTTCTGGTCCTTCGGCGGTCTGTTCTTCGTCGACAGCCCCGAGCAGCGCCGGTTGGGCATCCGCGACAGCCACGAGCTCGCGCTGCAGGACTGGCTGGGTACGGCGGCGTTCGACCGGCCCGAGGACTACTGGCCGCGCCAATGGGCCCATGCCTACGTCGATTTCGCCGCGGGGGAGAAGCGCAGCTGGCTGCGCGCCCGCGGGCTCAAGCTTTTCCCTTTGGTGGGGTGGGCCGAGCGCGGCGGGTATGACGCGCAGGGGCACGGCAATTCGGTTCCGCGCTTCCACATCACCTGGGGCACCGGGCCCGCGCTGGTCGAGATCTTCGCCCGTCAACTGCGCGACCGCTCCACGGTGCGCTTCGCGCACCGCCATCAGGTCGACGAGTTGATCGTCGAGAATGACGCGGTGACGGGCGTCCGGGGGACGGTGCTGGAGTCCTCAACCGCGCCGCGCGGCGTCGCCTCGTCACGAAAGGCCGTCGGGGAGTTCGAGTTCCGAGCCGCTGCGGTGATCGTGACGAGTGGTGGCATCGGGGGGAACCACGAGCTGGTGCGCAAGAATTGGCCGAAGCGGATGGGCCGCGTGCCCGAGCAATTGCTCAGCGGCGTGCCGGCACACGTCGACGGCCGGATGATCGGCATCACGCAGAAGGCCGGCGCGCGGGTGATCAACCCGGACCGGATGTGGCACTACACCGAGGGCATCACCAACTACGACCCGATCTGGCCGCTGCACGGAATTCGCATCATCCCGGGCCCGTCGTCGCTGTGGCTGGATGCGAACGGCAAGCGGTTGCCGGTTCCCCTGTATCCCGGTTTCGACACACTTGGCACGCTCGAGTACATCACCCGATCCGGGTTCGACTACACGTGGTTTGTGTTGAACGCCAAGATCATTGAGAAGGAATTCGCGCTTTCCGGGCAGGAACAGAATCCCGATCTGACCGGGCAGAGCGTGCGCGAGCTGCTGCGGAACCGGGCACGCTCCGGACCGCCGGGGCCCGTGCAGGCGTTCGTCGATCGTGGCGTGGACTTCGTCAGCGCGGATTCGTTGCGGGACCTGGTGTCCGCGATGAACAAGCTGCCCGACGTGCAACCGCTGGACTACGCCACGGTGGAGGCCGAGGTCACCGCGCGGGACCGGGAGGTCGCCAACAGGTTCAGCAAGGACGGCCAGATCACCGCGATCCGTGCGGCCCGCGGCTATCTGGGCGACCGGCTGGGCCGGGTCGTGGCGCCGCACCGGTTGACCGATCCGAAGGCCGGGCCGATGATCGCGGTCAAGCTGCACATCTTGACGCGAAAGACGCTGGGCGGCATCGAAACCGATCTTGCCGCACGGGTGTTGACCTCCGACGGCACTCCGCTGAGCGGGCTGTACGCCGCCGGCGAGGCGGCGGGCTTCGGCGGCGGGGGCGTGCACGGCTACCGCGCGCTGGAGGGCACATTCCTGGGTGGGTGCATCTTCTCGGGCCGCGCCGCCGGCCGCGGCGCCGCCGACGACATCACCTAG
- a CDS encoding MBL fold metallo-hydrolase, with protein MQLTHFGHSCLLAEFDQTRVLFDPGTFAHGFEGITGLTAILITHQHPDHVDGKRLPALLEGNPDVALYADPQTAAQLGAPCREVHVGDELQIGELTVRALGGKHAVIHPEIPVIENISFLIGDGEHPARLMHPGDALFVPDEPVDVLATPAAAPWMKVSEAVDYLRAVAPARAVPIHQGIIAPDARGIYYGRLTEMTSTDFQVLPEEDAVTF; from the coding sequence ATGCAACTGACGCATTTCGGTCATTCGTGCCTACTCGCCGAGTTCGACCAGACACGCGTGCTGTTTGATCCCGGTACCTTCGCCCACGGTTTCGAGGGAATCACCGGCTTAACCGCCATCTTGATCACTCATCAGCACCCCGACCACGTCGACGGGAAACGGTTGCCGGCACTGCTCGAGGGTAACCCGGATGTCGCGCTGTATGCCGACCCACAGACCGCCGCGCAACTCGGCGCGCCCTGCCGCGAGGTACACGTCGGCGACGAACTGCAGATCGGTGAGCTGACCGTGCGGGCCTTGGGGGGAAAGCACGCCGTCATCCACCCGGAAATCCCTGTGATCGAGAACATTTCGTTTCTCATCGGCGACGGCGAGCATCCCGCCCGGTTGATGCATCCCGGCGACGCTCTGTTCGTGCCCGACGAGCCGGTGGACGTTTTGGCCACCCCGGCGGCGGCCCCGTGGATGAAGGTTTCGGAAGCGGTCGATTACCTTCGCGCGGTGGCACCAGCGCGCGCCGTCCCCATCCACCAGGGGATCATCGCCCCCGATGCGCGTGGCATCTACTACGGCCGGCTCACCGAGATGACCAGCACCGACTTCCAGGTGCTGCCCGAAGAGGACGCCGTCACCTTCTAG
- a CDS encoding ATPase produces MTEMRQLHIYDCALMDKLPLRVILATMLVAGALAVALVVVIPAHGEPETCPAMCDRIPNTAWIDQRAVPLDAVYHWPALAGQAVQTTGSAPGPRFRFEELCATPATARDPRDSAVSARSTVQHPDGQWQLQAQILHWRGDTARGGEIAAEAFRRAVAALRSCQQRAPQQSPSLTSDDTNRMAAVISGPVVMHTYLFAHPASSTVSEVTLWSTSPPQAPWPAMADDPVLGAMGAPLCEAYIASCP; encoded by the coding sequence ATGACCGAAATGCGTCAGTTGCATATCTACGATTGTGCCTTGATGGACAAGCTGCCGCTGCGCGTGATCCTGGCCACGATGCTGGTCGCCGGCGCCCTCGCGGTCGCGCTGGTCGTCGTCATCCCTGCGCACGGTGAGCCCGAGACCTGCCCCGCCATGTGCGACCGGATCCCCAACACCGCGTGGATCGATCAGCGTGCCGTGCCGCTGGACGCGGTGTACCACTGGCCCGCGCTCGCCGGTCAGGCGGTCCAGACGACGGGCTCGGCGCCCGGCCCCCGGTTTCGGTTCGAGGAGCTGTGCGCCACGCCGGCCACCGCTCGGGACCCCCGCGACTCGGCGGTCTCCGCCCGTTCGACGGTGCAGCATCCGGACGGTCAGTGGCAGTTGCAGGCCCAAATCCTGCATTGGCGCGGTGATACGGCCCGCGGTGGCGAGATCGCGGCCGAGGCGTTCCGTCGCGCCGTCGCCGCGTTGCGGAGTTGCCAGCAGCGTGCGCCGCAGCAATCGCCGTCGTTGACCAGCGACGACACCAACCGCATGGCCGCCGTGATCAGCGGCCCGGTGGTGATGCACACCTACCTTTTCGCCCACCCGGCCAGCAGCACGGTCAGCGAGGTCACGCTCTGGTCGACGTCCCCGCCGCAGGCGCCCTGGCCGGCGATGGCCGACGACCCGGTGCTGGGCGCCATGGGCGCGCCGCTGTGTGAAGCCTACATTGCCTCGTGCCCGTGA
- the purS gene encoding phosphoribosylformylglycinamidine synthase subunit PurS: MARVIVSVMPKAEILDPQGQAIVGALGRLGHPGISDVRQGKRFELEVDDSVDDSALAEIAESLLANTVIEDWTISRETT, from the coding sequence GTGGCCCGGGTGATCGTGAGCGTGATGCCCAAAGCGGAGATTCTGGACCCGCAGGGTCAGGCGATCGTCGGCGCGCTGGGCCGCCTCGGTCACCCGGGGATATCAGATGTCCGGCAGGGCAAGAGGTTTGAGCTCGAAGTGGACGACAGCGTGGACGACTCGGCGCTCGCCGAGATCGCCGAATCGCTGTTGGCGAACACCGTGATCGAGGACTGGACGATCAGCCGGGAGACGACGTGA
- the purQ gene encoding phosphoribosylformylglycinamidine synthase subunit PurQ yields the protein MTARIGIITFPGTLDDVDAARAARRVGAEPVNLWHADADLKSVDAVVVPGGFSYGDYLRAGAIARFAPVMTEVVDAARRGMPVLGICNGFQVLCEAGLLPGALTRNVGLHFICRDVWLRVASTSTAWTSRFEPDADLLVPLKSGEGRYVAPAEVLEELEGDGRVVFRYHENANGSQHDIAGVSSADGRVVGLMPHPEHAIEALTGPSDDGLGLFYSVLDGVLAG from the coding sequence GTGACCGCACGCATCGGGATCATCACGTTTCCCGGCACGCTCGACGACGTGGACGCCGCCCGGGCGGCCCGGCGCGTCGGCGCGGAGCCGGTCAACCTGTGGCACGCCGACGCCGATTTGAAAAGCGTCGACGCCGTGGTGGTTCCGGGCGGCTTCTCCTACGGTGACTACCTGCGGGCGGGGGCGATCGCCAGGTTTGCCCCGGTTATGACCGAAGTGGTGGACGCCGCGCGGCGCGGGATGCCGGTCTTGGGTATCTGCAACGGTTTTCAAGTGCTCTGCGAGGCCGGCCTGCTGCCCGGTGCCCTGACCCGCAACGTGGGTTTGCATTTCATCTGCCGTGACGTGTGGCTGCGGGTGGCGTCGACGTCGACGGCGTGGACGTCGCGTTTCGAACCGGACGCCGATCTGCTGGTGCCGCTGAAGTCCGGCGAGGGCCGCTACGTGGCGCCCGCCGAGGTGCTCGAGGAGCTCGAGGGCGACGGGCGGGTGGTGTTCCGGTACCACGAGAACGCCAACGGTTCGCAACATGACATCGCCGGCGTCAGCTCCGCCGACGGCCGCGTGGTGGGCCTGATGCCGCATCCCGAGCATGCCATCGAGGCGCTGACCGGGCCCTCCGACGACGGCTTGGGCCTGTTCTACTCGGTGCTGGACGGGGTCCTCGCCGGCTGA
- a CDS encoding wax ester/triacylglycerol synthase family O-acyltransferase, whose product MKRLNGMDAMLLYSETPNLHTHTLKVAIIDPADCDGEFGFDAFRRHVRRRLHLLEPLRYKLVDIPWHLHHPMWQENCEVDLDYHLRRVRVPAPGGRRELDRVIGEVASTPLDRTRPLWEFHFAEGLADGRFALIGKVHHALADGVASVNLLARAMDLRDGLTDERDNDEAGVTVSDADLLRAAARDHVRQLAQLPRLLKDAAVGLMRVRRRSRERGDHPDLADAFDAPPTFLNHVVSPRRWFASTSLPLPQAKATAKALGITMTDLVLATAAGGLRTLLLAYDGAADRPIIASVPTATDKSDRITGNEISGLMISLPVHVDDPIERARLISVATRIAKEDHEILGPQLYGKMMAYLPTAFAPAAFRWLGLRDMPNKLMNVAVSSVVGPRERGHFGGAAVSEIYSTGVLSPGAPVNITVWSYVDRLGVAVLTDDQTFDDAHEATDAISAAFDELCCAAGISDQPARTPSSTE is encoded by the coding sequence GTGAAAAGACTCAACGGCATGGACGCCATGCTGCTCTACAGCGAGACGCCCAACCTGCACACGCACACGCTGAAGGTGGCGATCATCGACCCGGCCGACTGCGACGGCGAGTTCGGGTTCGACGCGTTCCGCCGCCACGTGCGCCGGCGGCTTCACCTGCTGGAACCGTTGCGCTACAAGCTCGTTGACATCCCGTGGCACCTGCATCACCCGATGTGGCAGGAAAACTGTGAGGTCGACCTGGACTATCACCTCCGTCGCGTCCGGGTGCCCGCGCCGGGCGGGCGGCGAGAGCTCGATCGGGTCATCGGCGAGGTGGCGTCGACCCCGTTGGACCGCACCCGGCCGCTGTGGGAATTTCACTTCGCCGAGGGACTGGCCGACGGCCGGTTCGCCTTGATCGGCAAGGTGCACCACGCGTTGGCCGACGGTGTCGCGTCGGTCAACCTCCTGGCGCGCGCGATGGATCTGCGGGACGGGCTCACCGACGAGCGCGACAACGACGAAGCCGGTGTCACGGTTTCCGATGCCGACCTGCTGCGCGCCGCCGCGCGCGACCACGTCCGGCAACTCGCGCAACTGCCACGGCTGCTCAAAGACGCGGCCGTGGGGCTGATGCGGGTGCGGCGTCGCTCCCGCGAGCGCGGAGACCACCCCGATCTCGCCGATGCTTTTGACGCGCCCCCGACGTTTCTCAACCATGTGGTCTCACCCCGGCGCTGGTTCGCCAGCACGTCGTTACCGCTGCCGCAGGCCAAGGCGACGGCAAAAGCGTTGGGCATCACCATGACCGATCTGGTGCTGGCGACGGCGGCCGGCGGGTTGCGAACGCTCTTGCTGGCCTACGACGGCGCGGCCGACCGCCCGATCATCGCGTCGGTGCCGACCGCCACCGACAAGTCGGACCGGATCACCGGCAACGAGATCAGCGGGCTGATGATTTCGCTGCCGGTGCATGTCGACGACCCGATCGAACGGGCCCGGCTGATCTCGGTGGCCACCCGGATCGCCAAGGAAGACCACGAGATCCTCGGCCCGCAGCTGTACGGGAAGATGATGGCCTACCTGCCGACCGCCTTCGCCCCGGCGGCATTTCGCTGGCTGGGTCTGCGCGACATGCCCAACAAGCTGATGAACGTCGCCGTATCCAGCGTGGTCGGACCGCGCGAACGGGGCCACTTCGGCGGCGCGGCCGTCAGCGAGATCTATTCCACGGGTGTGCTCTCGCCCGGCGCCCCGGTCAACATCACCGTGTGGAGCTACGTCGACCGGCTCGGCGTCGCGGTGCTGACCGACGATCAGACGTTCGACGACGCGCATGAGGCGACGGACGCCATCAGCGCGGCCTTCGACGAATTATGCTGTGCCGCAGGCATTTCCGATCAGCCGGCGAGGACCCCGTCCAGCACCGAGTAG
- a CDS encoding lysophospholipid acyltransferase family protein, whose amino-acid sequence MKGSGAGAADNHETAKWDPAFTERVANALGPAIKRYYRAEVRNIDNVPPSGGALVVSNHSGGMLTPDVLIFSPAFYERFGYDRPVYTLGHYGIFMGPLDGWLRRLGVIEASRENAAAALHSGAVVLVFPGGDYDSYRPTFSANTIDFNGRTGYVRTAIEAGVPIVPTVSIGAQETQLFLTRGNWLARKLGLTKARMDILPVSVGFPFGLSVIFPPNLPLPAKVVTEVLEPIDVTARFGEDPDIDEVDAHVRAVMEDALKRLAEQRRFPILG is encoded by the coding sequence ATGAAGGGCAGCGGTGCGGGCGCGGCGGACAATCACGAGACCGCCAAATGGGATCCGGCCTTCACCGAACGGGTCGCCAACGCGCTCGGGCCGGCCATCAAACGGTATTACCGGGCCGAGGTGCGAAACATCGACAACGTCCCGCCGTCCGGTGGGGCGCTGGTGGTCTCCAACCACTCCGGCGGCATGCTGACACCGGACGTGTTGATCTTTTCCCCGGCCTTCTACGAAAGGTTCGGCTACGACCGCCCCGTCTACACGCTCGGCCATTACGGGATCTTCATGGGGCCCTTGGACGGCTGGCTGCGCCGCCTCGGGGTGATCGAGGCCAGCCGCGAAAACGCCGCCGCCGCCCTGCATTCGGGCGCGGTGGTGCTGGTGTTTCCCGGCGGCGACTACGACTCGTACCGCCCGACGTTCAGCGCCAACACCATCGACTTCAACGGGCGCACCGGCTACGTGCGAACGGCGATCGAAGCCGGCGTGCCGATCGTGCCGACAGTGTCGATCGGCGCCCAGGAGACCCAGCTGTTTTTGACCCGGGGCAACTGGCTGGCCCGCAAGCTGGGGCTAACGAAGGCCCGCATGGACATCCTGCCGGTCAGCGTCGGGTTCCCGTTCGGGCTCAGCGTGATCTTCCCGCCCAACCTGCCGCTGCCGGCAAAGGTCGTCACCGAGGTGCTCGAGCCGATCGACGTCACCGCGCGCTTCGGTGAGGACCCCGACATCGACGAGGTCGACGCCCATGTCCGCGCCGTCATGGAGGACGCGCTGAAGCGGTTGGCCGAGCAGCGCCGGTTTCCGATCCTCGGCTGA